In one window of Ignatzschineria indica DNA:
- a CDS encoding ABC transporter ATP-binding protein translates to MLKLEGIKLVVGKGTQLERTILEDLSLEVKKGEFVVIIGGNGAGKSTVFNTISGFMKPEKGKILIDGVDVTKSSQQERAKWVSIVMQDPRVGTMENMTILENMAFSYKRGGRRGFSLFNNRERRHFFQEKLALLDMNLENRLNETVTNLSGGQRQALSLVMSIVAESKILLLDEITAALDPKIAENVMALADKLVRDQSLTCVMITHNMEHAIRYGDRTILLKDGKFRKEYSRAEKENLTVFDLTREFTDP, encoded by the coding sequence ATGCTAAAATTAGAGGGTATTAAGCTTGTTGTTGGTAAAGGGACACAGCTTGAGCGGACAATCTTAGAAGATCTCTCACTTGAGGTTAAAAAAGGGGAATTTGTCGTGATTATCGGTGGGAATGGCGCCGGTAAATCGACAGTTTTCAATACCATTTCTGGTTTTATGAAGCCGGAGAAGGGCAAAATTTTAATCGATGGTGTTGATGTCACCAAGAGTTCTCAACAGGAGCGGGCAAAATGGGTCTCTATTGTGATGCAAGATCCCCGTGTCGGGACTATGGAGAATATGACCATTTTAGAGAATATGGCTTTCTCCTATAAGCGTGGTGGACGCCGAGGCTTCTCTCTTTTTAATAATCGTGAGCGGCGCCATTTCTTTCAAGAGAAGTTAGCGCTTCTTGATATGAATTTAGAAAATCGACTCAACGAAACTGTAACAAATCTCTCCGGCGGTCAACGCCAAGCATTAAGTCTTGTGATGTCGATTGTGGCAGAATCTAAGATTTTATTACTTGATGAGATTACAGCCGCGCTCGATCCTAAAATTGCAGAAAATGTGATGGCATTAGCGGATAAGTTAGTACGGGATCAATCGCTCACCTGTGTTATGATTACTCACAATATGGAGCATGCGATTCGTTATGGTGATCGCACTATTCTTCTAAAAGATGGCAAGTTCCGTAAAGAGTATAGCCGTGCAGAGAAGGAGAATCTGACGGTCTTCGATTTAACACGAGAGTTTACCGATCCCTAA
- a CDS encoding YiiD C-terminal domain-containing protein, translating to MEKEQIAPPVELDPKNSNEKRERGDEDICHYLTNWLAREIPISQSLELKPLSWVQEKLTIAVPLAPNRNHMGTGFGGSLYTASLLVAWSWLHLKLRELGISEKIHIVIQDAHIHYPMPMKEDAIAICEASSDEPWARFVKMFHRYGKGRIKLESHLESAGIITTQFKGDFVVYRT from the coding sequence ATGGAAAAAGAGCAAATAGCACCACCTGTAGAGTTAGATCCCAAGAATTCTAATGAGAAGAGAGAAAGAGGTGATGAGGATATTTGTCACTATTTAACAAATTGGTTGGCACGAGAGATCCCAATTAGCCAATCATTAGAACTTAAACCGCTCTCATGGGTACAGGAGAAGTTGACTATAGCGGTACCACTAGCACCTAATCGTAATCATATGGGAACCGGATTTGGCGGAAGTCTCTATACGGCATCTCTCCTAGTCGCTTGGAGCTGGCTCCATCTTAAGTTGAGAGAGTTAGGGATTAGCGAAAAGATCCATATCGTTATTCAAGATGCACATATTCACTATCCTATGCCGATGAAAGAGGATGCTATCGCGATTTGTGAAGCATCGAGTGACGAACCATGGGCTCGCTTTGTTAAGATGTTTCATCGCTATGGGAAAGGGCGAATAAAGTTGGAGAGTCATCTTGAGAGCGCTGGTATCATAACCACCCAATTTAAGGGAGATTTTGTCGTTTATCGCACTTAA
- a CDS encoding SprT family zinc-dependent metalloprotease: MASSFRARIAPRLAIATKDLYPKISFHLRGKSAGTAHLQRWELRFNPILLAENGQAFIDEVVPHEYAHLLVYALAGDVAPHGAEWRWMMEEILAVPANRTHQFSTENSRTRQYQKFSYHCGCQTHQLTTIRHNRLLRGEAQYHCKQCGAALVRADDSSTC, translated from the coding sequence ATGGCGAGCTCCTTTCGTGCGCGAATAGCCCCTCGTTTGGCAATCGCTACCAAAGATCTCTATCCTAAAATCTCGTTTCATCTTCGCGGAAAGAGTGCCGGAACTGCGCATCTTCAGCGTTGGGAGCTCCGTTTTAATCCAATACTTTTAGCAGAAAATGGTCAAGCCTTTATTGATGAGGTGGTGCCTCATGAATATGCCCATCTCTTAGTCTATGCTTTAGCCGGTGATGTAGCGCCACATGGTGCTGAATGGCGTTGGATGATGGAGGAGATCCTAGCGGTGCCGGCAAATCGAACGCATCAATTCTCCACAGAGAATAGCCGTACGCGACAATATCAAAAGTTCTCTTATCATTGTGGCTGTCAAACGCATCAGTTAACTACAATTCGGCATAATCGTCTCTTACGGGGGGAAGCACAATACCATTGTAAACAGTGTGGTGCAGCCTTAGTAAGAGCGGATGATTCCTCCACTTGTTAA
- a CDS encoding 5-bromo-4-chloroindolyl phosphate hydrolysis family protein, whose product MSQYRQSHNSRSERTNELPFERRAAQKAATERSSLKGASLKERFRYAQERAMDLSPSHRESRREEKRHATNQNAPYDQEIFNSLNSAFSRGIEGAKATFNRLVDHAKAFIAGIGVEIARIFIPSSDGITPGFGLLGSYLGLIMLFPSRPNRFALGVGIIAAIIMILSGYWPISLLIGGIVAAITGIRDRDINNRAFWFTIPLALLFLAGSLADHPAAAFSIFPGITSSALAVTLLFGLLAPKKIRRKFSYLFMSEREKQAYIETEREIEAELAALRRAEKLEAEKAAKYALFGRHIELLEKIELLVDRLPHDIADQVVEISYSASKIIKAMERDPRDVLVGGRFLNRYLPLIQENLQKYLTVMEYASRDKQIELHQEILRSMQTLQQAFDTLSDELVENDLHDLKVDTTVIDKLLRSQGFEVDRH is encoded by the coding sequence TTAAAGAGCGATTTCGCTACGCCCAAGAACGAGCGATGGATCTCTCCCCCTCTCATCGAGAGAGCAGAAGGGAGGAGAAGCGTCACGCTACAAATCAAAATGCTCCATATGATCAGGAGATCTTCAATAGCCTCAATAGTGCTTTTAGCCGCGGTATTGAAGGCGCTAAAGCGACCTTTAATCGCCTAGTTGATCATGCAAAAGCATTTATTGCCGGCATCGGTGTGGAGATTGCGCGTATCTTTATCCCTTCAAGTGATGGAATCACCCCGGGATTTGGTCTACTCGGTAGCTATCTTGGACTAATTATGCTCTTCCCTTCCCGCCCTAATCGTTTTGCATTAGGTGTGGGAATCATTGCCGCAATCATTATGATCTTAAGTGGCTACTGGCCGATCTCCCTTCTGATCGGGGGTATTGTTGCCGCAATTACCGGCATTCGTGATCGAGATATCAATAATCGTGCTTTCTGGTTCACTATTCCTTTAGCGCTTCTCTTTTTAGCGGGGAGTTTAGCAGATCATCCTGCTGCTGCATTCTCGATCTTTCCTGGAATAACCTCTTCGGCACTTGCGGTAACCCTACTCTTTGGGTTATTAGCACCAAAAAAAATTCGCCGTAAATTTAGTTACCTCTTTATGAGTGAGCGAGAAAAACAAGCCTATATCGAGACAGAGCGAGAGATCGAAGCAGAGCTTGCCGCCCTTCGTCGTGCGGAGAAGTTAGAGGCAGAAAAGGCAGCAAAATATGCACTTTTTGGGCGACATATTGAGCTTCTTGAAAAGATTGAGTTGCTAGTCGACCGCCTTCCTCACGATATTGCCGATCAAGTGGTCGAGATCAGCTATTCTGCCTCAAAAATCATTAAAGCGATGGAGCGAGATCCCCGTGATGTCTTAGTGGGAGGCCGCTTCTTAAATCGTTATCTTCCGCTGATTCAAGAGAATCTGCAGAAATATCTTACCGTCATGGAGTATGCCTCACGCGATAAGCAGATCGAACTTCATCAGGAGATTCTCCGCTCTATGCAGACCTTGCAACAGGCATTTGACACCCTTTCAGATGAGTTGGTCGAGAATGATCTCCATGATCTTAAAGTTGATACCACGGTGATTGATAAGTTATTACGAAGCCAAGGTTTTGAGGTTGATCGCCATTAA
- the ttcA gene encoding tRNA 2-thiocytidine(32) synthetase TtcA translates to MSLSVSEKKLEKRLRRNVGRAIMDYQMIEEGDRVMVCLSGGKDSYALLDLLLKLQKQAPVNFELFAVNLDQKQPGFPEEILPNYLHSINVPFEILEQDTYSVVQRLIPEGKTTCSLCSRLRRGVLYQYAKEKGFNKIALGHHRDDIVETLFMNLFFGGVLKAMPPKLESDDGENIVIRPLTYCSESDLIKYAQLRQFPIIPCNLCGSQDGLQRQSTKQMLAAWEAEYPGRIDSIFRAITNIKPSQLADPHLFDFKNFLVRGGVEPTALERKELGIDPENNWLR, encoded by the coding sequence GTGAGTCTATCCGTTTCTGAAAAAAAGTTAGAAAAACGTCTCCGTCGTAATGTGGGGCGCGCGATTATGGATTATCAGATGATTGAAGAGGGTGATCGCGTGATGGTCTGCCTCTCTGGAGGAAAGGATTCTTATGCGCTCTTAGATCTTCTTCTAAAGCTACAGAAGCAGGCACCGGTTAATTTTGAGCTCTTTGCTGTCAATCTCGATCAGAAGCAACCCGGGTTTCCGGAGGAGATTTTGCCCAATTATCTCCACTCTATCAATGTCCCTTTTGAAATTTTAGAGCAGGATACCTACTCGGTGGTGCAACGCCTTATCCCTGAAGGGAAGACTACTTGTAGCCTCTGCTCTCGTCTACGTCGGGGTGTGCTCTATCAATATGCGAAAGAGAAGGGCTTTAATAAGATCGCGCTTGGTCATCATCGTGATGATATTGTGGAAACACTCTTTATGAATCTCTTTTTTGGTGGCGTTTTAAAAGCGATGCCCCCTAAATTAGAGAGTGATGATGGAGAAAATATTGTTATCCGTCCGCTGACTTACTGTAGTGAGAGCGATCTGATTAAGTATGCACAGTTGCGTCAATTCCCCATTATTCCATGCAACCTCTGCGGTTCACAAGATGGATTGCAACGGCAAAGTACAAAGCAGATGTTAGCTGCATGGGAAGCAGAATATCCGGGTAGAATTGATTCGATCTTTCGTGCGATCACTAATATTAAGCCCTCACAACTGGCCGATCCCCATCTCTTCGACTTTAAAAACTTCCTTGTGAGAGGTGGAGTAGAGCCTACGGCTCTTGAACGAAAAGAGCTCGGAATTGACCCCGAGAATAATTGGTTACGTTAA
- a CDS encoding ABC transporter substrate-binding protein has product MKKLLAVLLSATLATGLSFADEMKKVYVNQIVEHPALDATAKGIRDGLKERGYIEGENLDFIVESAQANVALAAQISTKFVAQNADVTVGIGTPSAQSLVKPAMEGKTKMVFSSITDPVGASLVPALENGNNNVTGMSNYVEVAPQLAMFKEVLPEMKKIGFIYNPGEANSITQLKDLEEAAPDFGLEVVTQSVNRTADVPQAATRLANQTDAIFIYGDNTALAALESIVIAGIKAGKPVFVADTDAVLSGPLAALGPNQYQLGIDTAEMIADILDGQDINTIPVGFPDKMELVINMDTANKLGLTLPKEVVEAAAVIIKDGKAEAVQQN; this is encoded by the coding sequence ATGAAAAAGTTACTTGCAGTGCTATTAAGTGCCACATTGGCAACAGGACTCTCATTTGCAGATGAGATGAAGAAGGTCTATGTCAATCAAATTGTGGAACATCCGGCACTTGATGCGACCGCAAAAGGAATTCGTGATGGTCTTAAGGAGCGAGGATATATTGAAGGGGAGAATCTCGACTTTATCGTCGAATCTGCTCAAGCAAACGTTGCATTAGCTGCACAGATTTCAACAAAGTTTGTTGCTCAAAATGCCGATGTTACTGTCGGAATTGGAACGCCTTCAGCGCAGAGTTTAGTAAAACCGGCGATGGAAGGGAAGACAAAGATGGTCTTTAGCTCTATTACTGATCCTGTCGGTGCAAGTTTAGTGCCGGCACTCGAAAATGGTAATAATAATGTGACCGGTATGTCGAACTATGTTGAAGTCGCTCCGCAATTAGCGATGTTTAAAGAAGTTTTACCCGAGATGAAGAAGATCGGTTTTATCTACAATCCCGGTGAAGCAAATTCCATTACCCAATTGAAAGATCTTGAAGAAGCAGCGCCAGATTTTGGCTTAGAGGTAGTGACACAATCGGTCAATCGTACGGCGGATGTCCCTCAAGCGGCTACGCGCCTTGCAAATCAGACAGATGCAATCTTTATCTATGGTGATAATACTGCGCTCGCAGCTTTAGAGAGTATTGTTATCGCTGGCATTAAAGCAGGTAAACCTGTATTCGTTGCCGATACCGATGCTGTTCTTTCAGGTCCTTTAGCGGCATTAGGTCCTAATCAATATCAGTTAGGAATCGATACCGCAGAGATGATTGCCGACATTTTAGATGGTCAAGATATTAATACAATTCCCGTCGGATTTCCTGATAAGATGGAGCTCGTTATTAATATGGATACCGCTAATAAGCTTGGCTTAACACTTCCTAAAGAGGTTGTTGAGGCGGCAGCTGTCATCATTAAAGATGGAAAAGCGGAAGCCGTTCAACAAAATTAG
- a CDS encoding glycerol-3-phosphate dehydrogenase/oxidase, which yields MTLNARDRRQNIQLLKQEHYDLVIMGGGITGAGIALDAASRGMKVALLEREDFASGASGRSTKMIHGGLRYLKKLQIKNVMQTGKERATLYENAPHVIRREKMLIPFYKGGSFGRLTTSIGLKVYDYLAGVQKDERRQIYRREEVLKKIPQLKAEGLRGAAEYVEYRTDDARLTLEIIKRAVEMGAHCFNYLEAQSFNYDPNGYVEAVVAKDRMTQNTYLVEGDIVLNATGAWAYDFSPEAIVDGMEVRYIKGAHLVFDQKDFPLEDALFFDTEDNKQMVCAIPRGDKTYVGVSSSLYEGKRETPAVSTTDQARLLALINQYLPALNLTTESIESSWAGVASIIIDKHHTGKKGEKSLLKITGDGLVTVTTGKLTGYRELAESVVDEIVAKLGSEKGKTFGACQTMTLPISGGDVGGSEGFAQFIEKAVEAGIAANLTEEEARQLALIYGSNIDQLFNIAKTASPEEMQGLPLPLYLQLRYALEHESLLRPSDFFIRRTGMLYFNLAQMVQYQVEVVRFMARYFSWSIEQIKHYNSELEMALYQATHPVEDDRIVKLTKKEQAVAAAPVIEEISHPKEKENGAELTTHDSSGKEGRAL from the coding sequence ATGACGCTTAACGCACGTGATCGACGACAAAATATTCAACTTTTAAAACAGGAGCATTATGATCTTGTCATTATGGGAGGGGGGATTACCGGTGCCGGTATTGCGCTTGATGCTGCTTCAAGAGGGATGAAGGTTGCATTGTTAGAGAGAGAAGATTTTGCTTCTGGAGCAAGTGGTCGCTCAACAAAGATGATTCATGGTGGATTGCGCTATCTGAAGAAGCTTCAAATTAAGAATGTGATGCAGACGGGAAAAGAGCGCGCGACGCTCTATGAGAATGCCCCCCATGTGATTCGTCGAGAGAAGATGCTGATTCCCTTCTATAAAGGGGGAAGTTTTGGGCGATTGACTACATCGATCGGTCTGAAAGTGTATGACTATCTTGCCGGCGTGCAGAAAGATGAGCGCCGACAGATCTATCGTCGTGAAGAGGTCTTAAAGAAGATTCCCCAACTGAAAGCGGAAGGTTTACGCGGCGCTGCTGAATATGTTGAGTATCGTACCGATGATGCGCGCTTAACGTTGGAGATTATCAAAAGAGCTGTAGAGATGGGGGCTCATTGCTTCAATTACCTTGAAGCACAATCCTTTAATTATGATCCTAATGGCTATGTTGAAGCCGTTGTTGCTAAAGATCGAATGACCCAAAATACCTACCTTGTTGAAGGGGATATCGTTCTCAATGCCACTGGCGCATGGGCTTACGATTTCTCTCCGGAAGCGATTGTTGATGGGATGGAAGTGCGTTATATCAAAGGAGCCCATCTTGTCTTTGATCAGAAAGATTTCCCCCTTGAAGATGCTCTCTTTTTTGATACCGAAGATAATAAGCAGATGGTATGTGCTATCCCGCGCGGTGATAAGACCTATGTTGGTGTGAGTAGCTCCCTTTATGAAGGTAAGCGAGAAACGCCAGCAGTTTCGACGACAGATCAAGCAAGGCTCTTAGCATTGATCAATCAATATTTACCGGCACTCAATCTTACAACGGAATCGATCGAATCTTCTTGGGCAGGTGTAGCATCAATCATTATTGATAAGCACCATACAGGGAAGAAGGGAGAGAAGAGCCTTCTCAAGATTACAGGCGATGGTTTAGTCACTGTCACAACCGGTAAATTAACGGGGTATCGGGAATTAGCGGAATCAGTTGTTGATGAGATTGTGGCAAAATTGGGAAGCGAAAAGGGAAAAACATTTGGTGCATGCCAAACGATGACGCTACCGATCTCCGGCGGTGATGTGGGAGGGAGTGAAGGGTTTGCGCAATTTATTGAAAAAGCGGTTGAAGCAGGCATCGCTGCCAATTTAACAGAAGAGGAGGCGCGTCAATTAGCGTTGATCTATGGTAGCAATATCGACCAACTCTTCAATATTGCTAAAACAGCTTCGCCTGAAGAGATGCAGGGATTGCCACTACCTCTCTATCTACAGCTTCGTTATGCTTTAGAGCATGAATCCCTTTTAAGACCGAGTGACTTTTTTATTCGTCGTACGGGAATGCTCTATTTTAATCTTGCTCAGATGGTGCAGTATCAAGTGGAGGTCGTGCGTTTTATGGCACGTTATTTCTCTTGGAGTATTGAGCAGATTAAACACTACAACAGTGAGCTTGAGATGGCGCTCTATCAAGCAACTCATCCTGTAGAAGATGATCGAATTGTGAAGTTAACAAAAAAAGAGCAAGCAGTTGCTGCAGCACCTGTGATCGAAGAGATATCTCATCCGAAAGAGAAGGAGAATGGGGCAGAATTGACGACTCATGACTCATCTGGGAAAGAGGGTAGAGCGCTCTAA
- a CDS encoding ABC transporter permease: MSLELGFIYGIVGMGIYLTFRIIDFPDLTCDGSFVLGAAISSVLIKAGVDPFLSLVFALMGGALAGALTGILNSFFKVTDLLAGILVAFMLYSINLHVMNGTPNISLLMSPTIFITNNLVVLGGIAVILIALFSYLLNTDLGLSIRAVGQNKRLCLNGGVNVKWMVILGVAMGNALIAMGGALFSQQQGFTDISAGIGTIIAGFAAVIIGERILPFRSMWIKLLSCIVGSIVYRIVTGLALHAEFLNLKSYDFNLIAGLLIIIIMAMPGGKRRC; the protein is encoded by the coding sequence ATGAGCCTGGAACTCGGGTTCATTTATGGAATTGTCGGGATGGGGATCTACCTCACTTTTAGAATTATCGACTTTCCAGATCTAACTTGTGATGGTAGCTTCGTATTAGGAGCTGCCATCTCTTCCGTTTTAATCAAAGCAGGGGTTGATCCCTTTCTTTCTCTGGTCTTCGCCCTGATGGGTGGCGCACTTGCCGGTGCATTGACGGGAATCTTAAATAGCTTTTTTAAGGTGACCGATCTTCTTGCCGGGATCTTAGTGGCATTTATGCTCTATTCTATCAATCTCCATGTGATGAATGGGACGCCCAATATCTCTCTATTGATGTCACCGACCATCTTTATTACCAATAATTTGGTAGTTTTAGGTGGGATTGCGGTTATTTTGATTGCGCTCTTTAGTTATCTTCTCAATACCGATTTAGGGCTTTCGATCCGTGCTGTTGGGCAAAATAAACGTCTCTGTCTCAATGGTGGAGTTAATGTTAAATGGATGGTGATTTTAGGTGTTGCGATGGGAAATGCGCTTATTGCGATGGGGGGCGCACTCTTTAGTCAGCAGCAAGGGTTTACCGATATCTCTGCCGGTATCGGCACCATTATTGCCGGGTTTGCCGCCGTAATCATTGGGGAGCGAATCCTTCCTTTTCGTTCAATGTGGATTAAGTTATTGAGCTGTATTGTCGGTTCGATCGTCTATCGTATTGTCACAGGTCTTGCACTCCATGCAGAATTCCTCAATTTGAAGAGTTACGACTTCAACCTGATCGCCGGTCTTCTGATTATTATCATTATGGCGATGCCGGGAGGAAAGCGTCGATGCTAA
- a CDS encoding YerC/YecD family TrpR-related protein, whose protein sequence is MSKEHLAVLEQRLEEIDFDKSLCDAFLKLKDTDEMLSFLKDLLTPKELSSVVERWKVCQLLEREDLSYREIHALTSASLTTIGRVARFINEEKNHGYRLVLGRMKEEEKI, encoded by the coding sequence ATGAGTAAAGAGCATCTTGCAGTATTAGAGCAGCGTCTAGAAGAGATCGATTTTGATAAATCGTTGTGTGATGCCTTTTTGAAGTTAAAAGATACCGATGAGATGTTATCTTTTTTAAAGGATCTCTTAACGCCAAAAGAGCTCTCCTCAGTGGTTGAAAGATGGAAGGTATGCCAGTTGCTTGAGCGGGAAGATCTCTCCTATCGAGAAATTCATGCATTGACCTCAGCAAGCTTAACCACAATTGGTCGTGTAGCACGTTTTATTAATGAAGAGAAAAATCATGGTTATCGTCTTGTATTAGGAAGAATGAAGGAAGAGGAGAAGATCTAG